A genomic segment from Alteribacillus bidgolensis encodes:
- a CDS encoding TRAP transporter permease, with the protein MSENVSVSRFRKLNGSVLYLWQSLLILIPVSGILFIFSVYRYFNLSLYSEQYAGLILGLILAAIFIGTPATKKAQRDRVPWYDWVLSVIGFIAGLYIALYYPDVLLAFTNITTERLVLGTMAVLLILEALRRIQGWTFVIVVLCFLMYAFVAPFMPGPFEGRAVSFNQLVNYLYLDTNSILELLSLAATMGLAFVMFGQVLINFKGGEIFNNIALTLFGRYRGGPAKASVIGSSMVGSITGGPVANVMLTGNMSIPLMVRNGYTRVQAGAIESVASTGGTILPPLMGIVAFIIAERLGVPYREVAVAAIVPALLYYICVYIRVDLIAAEKNLGSMIKAELPAKKDVLLKSMLIVPIFIFLVYLLFIEGRSPEVAGISSAVFALAFLLIQKETRRNIMKRIQRVLLDTGEVILEVGIVLAAAGLVVGIIGVTGLGFNLVSALAQLGQYGLFPLLLGSAVVSVILGMGLPAIAAYSIVAVLVAPTLVELGAVPMAAHLFVFFFAIVSNFTPPIAFASIAAASIAKDNPHKISFESMKFGFMAYLIPFLFVYNPVLLLSTNVDYSYFTIATSIITTLIGCYLLSISVTGYLFKPLSFIHRVIFVISVVLLFFPVQQNAGGLLNWAGLTIGAALFIQQLVVKKRNNIIKYNENQQRVSS; encoded by the coding sequence ATGAGTGAAAATGTTTCGGTGTCTCGGTTTCGGAAATTAAATGGCTCTGTCCTTTATCTATGGCAGAGTCTCCTCATTCTTATTCCTGTAAGCGGTATACTTTTTATTTTCTCCGTATATCGATATTTTAATTTATCGTTATATAGTGAACAATATGCCGGGTTGATTTTAGGTTTAATATTGGCCGCTATTTTTATAGGTACACCAGCAACAAAAAAAGCCCAACGTGATCGAGTCCCTTGGTATGATTGGGTTTTATCTGTAATTGGTTTTATAGCAGGGTTATACATAGCGTTATATTATCCTGACGTTTTGCTAGCTTTTACTAATATAACAACGGAACGTTTGGTTTTGGGGACGATGGCAGTGCTTTTGATTTTAGAAGCTTTACGACGAATACAGGGCTGGACTTTTGTCATTGTCGTTTTATGTTTCTTAATGTATGCCTTTGTTGCACCATTTATGCCGGGTCCTTTCGAAGGGCGCGCAGTCTCATTTAATCAGTTGGTGAATTATTTGTACCTTGATACAAATAGTATACTAGAGTTACTGTCCTTAGCAGCAACAATGGGCCTTGCCTTTGTAATGTTCGGACAAGTGCTAATTAATTTTAAAGGAGGAGAGATTTTTAACAATATTGCATTAACACTATTTGGGCGTTATCGAGGTGGGCCTGCAAAGGCATCGGTGATTGGTTCAAGTATGGTTGGCAGCATTACGGGTGGTCCTGTGGCAAATGTTATGTTAACAGGAAATATGAGTATACCATTGATGGTTAGAAATGGATACACACGTGTACAAGCGGGTGCAATAGAATCAGTAGCCTCAACTGGCGGGACAATTTTGCCGCCGCTAATGGGAATTGTTGCGTTTATTATCGCTGAAAGACTGGGTGTTCCTTATAGGGAGGTAGCAGTAGCTGCTATAGTTCCAGCCTTACTATATTATATTTGTGTGTACATTCGAGTCGATTTAATAGCAGCTGAAAAAAATCTCGGAAGTATGATTAAGGCAGAGTTGCCTGCAAAAAAAGATGTCCTTTTAAAAAGCATGTTGATTGTCCCGATTTTTATATTTCTAGTGTACCTTTTATTTATAGAAGGAAGATCTCCCGAAGTTGCAGGTATTTCGTCGGCTGTTTTTGCACTTGCATTTTTATTGATACAAAAAGAAACTAGAAGAAATATTATGAAGAGAATCCAACGGGTGTTATTGGATACTGGTGAAGTTATATTAGAAGTTGGTATTGTTTTAGCCGCTGCTGGTTTAGTCGTCGGTATTATTGGTGTAACTGGTTTGGGTTTTAACCTAGTTTCTGCATTAGCACAATTGGGTCAATATGGTTTATTCCCTTTATTGCTTGGAAGTGCTGTTGTTTCTGTTATCTTAGGTATGGGTTTACCAGCGATTGCAGCATACTCTATTGTAGCAGTTTTAGTAGCCCCAACACTTGTTGAATTAGGTGCGGTACCAATGGCCGCTCATCTATTTGTATTTTTCTTTGCAATAGTTTCGAATTTTACTCCTCCGATTGCATTTGCAAGCATTGCTGCAGCATCTATTGCTAAGGATAACCCACATAAAATAAGTTTTGAATCTATGAAATTCGGTTTCATGGCTTATCTTATTCCGTTTTTGTTTGTGTATAACCCTGTTTTATTACTAAGTACCAACGTAGATTATTCATATTTCACCATTGCCACTTCTATTATTACAACCTTAATAGGGTGTTATTTATTATCGATCAGTGTAACTGGATACTTGTTTAAACCTTTGTCATTTATTCATAGGGTAATATTTGTGATAAGCGTAGTTTTACTGTTTTTTCCTGTCCAGCAAAATGCAGGTGGGCTTCTCAATTGGGCAGGGTTAACCATTGGTGCTGCTTTATTTATACAGCAATTGGTAGTAAAAAAAAGAAATAATATAATCAAATACAATGAGAATCAGCAAAGGGTATCCAGTTAA